A stretch of the Vicia villosa cultivar HV-30 ecotype Madison, WI unplaced genomic scaffold, Vvil1.0 ctg.000733F_1_1, whole genome shotgun sequence genome encodes the following:
- the LOC131630790 gene encoding uncharacterized protein LOC131630790, with translation MAPPMKTGRRNPSYSFLDPNLDSLGCLAKKITPDESTNFREKYGYILSLLKMPFTKYEQEGVHTLLQFYNPSLRCFTFTDYLLVPTLEEYSLFLGVPIGKEVPYYGTMEAPTSLEISKALYLSKSVVEANLTKKGGCLGFRMEFLVKRGCDAAETKEWDTFKAILTLSIYGIMMSHLPERDAFVDNRHTSKWAERIMGLRAKDIVWHNRSLDSMEVIMSCGKFKNVPLMGLRGGINYNPVLARRTFGYAFISPPEQTEIVENIFYHSATDSGQMAEAVQAWKSICWRDKKHFGQRDCATYEDYTKWVESVVDAQGMPFPPKDPLYPLLNRKLTEQMETMHVKMNTARQEKLSALHKLKLREIELEELYARGSTSQKRPRMIVGAKSTETQKKLKEHYEAQLAELTEKLQIQTEKANSEKTRRKKADKLLLERQSIIEKCYEEIRKLKGQIREKDQGSAQAQEEATYWELKNRHMETMHFRKDLLIQEIIKRPTRVDTKKLFEEMKTWSDKNIGESPLHRVDMEGAA, from the exons aTGGCCCCACCAATGAAGACTGGTAGACGCAACCCCTCTTATTCTTTCCTGGATCCGAATCTGGATTCCCTTGGGTGTTTAGCAAAGAAGATTACGCCGGATGAGTCAACCAATTTCCGAGAAAAATATGGGTATATTCTGAGCCTTCTCAAGATGCCATTCACCAAGTACGAGCAGGAGGGAGTTCATACTTTGCTTCAGTTCTATAATCCTTCCCTTCGCTGCTTCACGTTCACCGACTACCTTTTGGTTCCAACATTAGAAGAGTATTCCCTGTTTCTTGGCGTTCCTATAGGGAAAGAAGTACCGTACTATGGCACCATGGAAGCTCCTACTTCCTTGGAGATttctaaggctctttatttgagcaagtcggtCGTGGAAGCAAATCTCACCAAGAAGGGAGGATGTCTTGGTTTTCGCATGGAGTTTCTGGTCAAAAGGGGTTGTGATGCTGCTGAAACAAAAGAATGGGACACATTTAAGGCTATCCTGACTCTAAGTATCTATGGTATCATGAT GTCACATTTGCCTGAGCGTGATGCTTTCGTTGATAATAGGCACACATCTAAGTGGGCTGAGAGGATTATGGGGCTTAGGGCCAAAGATATTGTCTGGCACAATAGATCTTTAGATAGCATGGAAGTTATTATGAGTTGCGGAAAGTTCAAAAATGTACCTCTCATGGGTCTTAGAGGTGGAATCAACTATAATCCCGTCCTGGCTAGGAGAACATTTGGATATGCTTTTATCAGTCCCCCTGAGCAGACAGAAATTGTTGAGAATATTTTCTATCATTCAGCCACCGACAGTGGGCAGATGGCAGAAGCTGTACAAGCTTGgaagagtatttgttggagagataAGAAACATTTTGGTCAGAGAGATTGTGCTACTTACGAGGATTATACTAAGTGGGTCGAATCTGTGGTTGATGCTCAAGGGATGCCTTTCCCTCCTAAAGATCCTTTGTACCCCCTGCTG AATCGGAAGTTGACTGAACAGATGGAAACAATGCATGTTAAGATGAATACCGCTCGGCAAGAGAAGCTTTCCGCACTCCATAAGTTGAAATTaagagaaatagagcttgaagaattgtATGCTAGAGGGAGCACTTCTCAAAAGAGGCCAAGGATGATTGTAGGTGCTAAATCTACCGAAACTCAAAAGAAGCTGAAAGAACATTATGAGGCTCAGTTGGCAGAACTAACTGAAAAGCTCCAGATTCAGACTGAAAAAGCCAATTCAGAGAAGACTCGTCGTAAGAAAGCAGACAAACTCTTGTTGGAACGCCAAAGCATCATAGAGAAGTGTTATGAAGAAATCCGAAAGCTGAAGGGTCAGATAAGAGAAAAAGATCAAGGTAGTgcccaagctcaagaggaagctacaTATTGGGAGTTGAAGAATCGCCACATGGAAACAATGCATTTCAGAAAAGACCTGCTGATTCAAGAAATCATTAAGAGGCCAACCCGTGTTGATACCAAGAagctctttgaagaaatgaagacctgGAGTGATAAGAACATCGGGGAAAGCCCTCTCCATCGTGTGGACATGGAGGGCGCTGCTTAG